DNA from Asterias amurensis chromosome 7, ASM3211899v1:
gtggaaaattacgtctttctcgaaactacattacttcagagggagccgtttctcacaatgttttatactatcaacctctacccattactcgttaccaagaaaggttgtatggtaataattattttttgagtaatttccaaatgtgtccactgcctttaagacgcaAACTAATTTAAATCAACAGGGTGAAAATGATGTACCCGCTATCTGTTGCACAACTTCAAGCAATATTGAGTAAATAAGCACTAAATGAAAATAAAGAAGTGGGAGACGGAGCTTGCTGCCAAGTGTCTGTAGCAAGTAGTTGTACAGACAAGAAGCGCACATTGTAAATAAAGCGAACATGCAATTAATGCAAGTTGGCAATTCATAACGAACAAGGCAAGACAGAAGCAGACGAGTCGAGTGAGAAAGCAAGACAGGCCTGCATTTAAGGCGACATGAGTACATTTTATGATTTTGTTGGTCTGCTTTGATCACTACATCAAGAGATATTTCAATAAAAGCAACAGCCACTATTACAGTCGAAAGAGTGTCCCAAAAATGTAGATCCTTTTTTTGATTAAGCTCAATCTAGAACAAGCCTGCCGTACGAACTATTTATGCACTTTTCAAACGGACATGTAAACCGCACGGTGTATGTCGAACTTATCAGTCGAGCTTCACACTGCCGAGAAGTGCTCAAAAACAGTACTTATGCCCATCAAATACGAATACAAGTGTCGAAATACCGAGTATTTACAAAACACTGTGAAATCGCTCAAACACATAAACCGTTTGAATTCTCAATAGTGTGGCCGCCGCACTTGTTTGACGACGTTTCACAAAAATGGTTGATTGGTTGCATAATAAGGTTGGACTAATGATCATATTATTGAAGCACAGCAAAATATGTACAATTTCTTTATGAGTTTGGTACAATTTCTATCAAAAAAGggtattttaaacaaatctagCATTGCAGCGGTGTCCTTTTGCCGGTGAAACCATTATTTTAAAAGCTATAAGAAATATTACGCGAATTCTTTTGATAACttattaaaacaacttttttagaTCTCGCGAGTACAAAACCCGATGTTTTGAACAGTGAACAGTTTTGTTATACGAAAGGATGGAAGTTTTCAAGCTCTTCCTAAAACAATGTAAGATTCCTTAAACATCATTAATGCCGAATTTTGGCAGCCATTGCTCTCTTCATTCAATAAATAAATGCTTACAACTCGTACCACAAACGAAACCGTACAGTTGtgatttatttccacaaaataCCACAGGGATAAAAAATAATTACGGTAATCAGACACAGTTAAAATTCGAATTTTCAGAGATTGCTATAGACCTCCATTCAAATAGAACCCTAACTCACAGGTGattaattttgtataaataaagcCGTGAGAGTATAAACGTAAAGTGTTTCTAAAAAAGCATTAGTAGTAAAAATCAAGATGTGTTGGTGAGCATGTCTACCAGTTAAAACCATACCGATGGGAAACCGCTTGTTTATGACGTCACGGGccaaatagcgccctcattgaTGACGTTGAAGACCTCATTGGGTAAGAGTTGTGCACCGTGTTATTACATTGGGTGTTTTGACAGAGCTTCGctttcgtgtacaaaaccaatggtccgtcactaaaacaaaatagtttgtaATACTTGGTTGACCGCATATGTTGTGAGTaagtacacacaaacaaactggGGACAATAACAGAGGATGATAGGGTCCTCGGTTGTTAGACGTTCTCGTGTTTGaaagtgtgtacaaaaccaCTGGGAGGCATTAccaaaaagaacaaacaaaagagGGATAATAATTATGTGGTCCATGGTTGCTGGTGTTTACATGCTTTAATGTGGGTGTGTTGGGTCGAGGGTGAGAGTCTCACTTCTTTTGCATGTCTACTGTGGTAAAAAAATAGTGATATCCAAAACGCTGTACGCGAACCGCAGACAGAATCTTGAGTCCCGGAGAAGGCTTTTCGTGTATTTACGCGGACGGATTGAAGCAATGCTCTCTCTGCTGCAAGAACTCAAACATGGTTCACAATTATCCCctaattaaaataatacaatccattcttaaataaacaaacactagATAGTAAGTATCATTAGAACCTTATCCGACTCGCTGATGTCTCTGAAGTAAGATAAAGAAATTTACCAAGGCTTAACTTCCATCAGTCAAGTAACACTGTGGGCAATGATGTAACCAAGCGTAAGTGACTCCTTGTCATGTTTATACACGACTCATTTAAGCTTGAGTTAGTACGCGTGGCGTGGTTTGGGCTAACTTGGGGAAGCCCTCATGCCAGTTGTCCATGGCCCCGTATGATAGTCTATGCGGCTTGATATGCGCACGCCGAAACGGCCTATCACACACCGCGTGACGCCCTGTGTGTCACCGCTAGCTACGCCATATAAATCCAAAACACATGCTGGGGACGTCGACTTTACGATATCGTACACATGGTATCTGATTCTTGAGTCGAGTCTATACACATGCCAAGACACGTTGATTATTGTTGTATTGACAGCCGATTCACATTTCCGACGGGAACACAAACTAAACATTGTTTTACACGTGTGTGAGCAGGGGACATCATCCATCCATCGCTGGTGAGCTAGCCCGGGTGCTCAGGAAAGTTTCTGTCGGGCTCGATTTGCTCTCCAATCCACGCTTCAACCTCTTCTCTGATTTATCTTCTCTTGTTGAAAGATTTCTCCCCGTAAGAACCTGCTGGCGTGTCAATTGATTTAAACGCTTCTTAAAAACATGACTGTTTGACTTGCGAAGTGCGCTTCCGAATTCCATCACAACAAGAGCGAGGAAACTTTACTAGTTGACAATCAAAACGGTTTTTATGACTTTTGTTATTTACCATGGATCAGTCTCGAAGTAGTTGCCGATACACCGAGATGCAACCCATGTCTTATTATGACAACTACCCTGGCCCTGCTACCAACAGCGATATGGCCAACTACAACACACTGCCCCACTCCATGTATGTATCCAACGGCTATCATGATGGGTTACACAATGGAGCGGCTTCTCCCGTTAGAGGAGGGGGGCATTGCTACCCCACCCCAGACGGCTCGAACTCTTCGGACAGCTGTAGGGAAGAGGACATTGAACACGTCCTAGCCCCTGGGTACCCCGGGGGTGGGGAGAGAAGGTGCTTGCTGTGGGCTTGTAAAGCGTGCAAGAGGAAGAATGTTGCCGTGGATAAGAGAAAAGCTGCCACCATGAGGGAGAGACGACGACTGAGGAAGGTAAACGAAGCCTTCGAAGCCCTGAAGAGACACACCTCGGCTAACCCCAATCAAAGGCTTCCCAAAGTAGAGATTCTTAGAAATGCCATCGAGTATATCGAGAAGTTGGAGAGATTGCTTCAGGTGGAGAAAGGCAACGGGGAGAGTAGTGAGATGGAGACGGCGGAGACGAGCTCCAACGCGTCCGATGTTATGGTAAGTCCGGTGTTTTTAACCAAACAATATTGTCGGTAACACAATGACCGATAAAACCGAAAACCACACACAggcacagtcatgacagtacgTTTACAATGTTTAATTGACGTCACTTATGCATCACAATTACTGTTCTctggttaaaaaaaatggaaactgcaaagagtaaacaaattACGCAGATAAATGGAAAACAACAAAGTCAACCAAACGGTACCAAAAGCATCAGTTTGTAGTTGTTGGTAATTACGGCATTCTAACAGTAGGTATACCGTGTACTGTACATGCTCTACGCTGTATCAAGCTGTGGAGTAGTTGTCAATGATCATGGTTGATCATACCAACCCAGCCAATCATGAAACCTTGAAAACATATGCTGCAAATTTCAGGAACTTTGATACATTTTAAACGTTGCGTAACTTCTGTGTTAAGCTGaaatttgtatgtacatgtaatgagtTTTCACTGttgatatttttattataactATTAACTTTGGAACTTTTATGacattatttatattaatatgaATCATAATTGCGTTATAGGGCCTttgttaaatattgtttttgctGGATAATTTGAAAGTTTGGAAGGTACCACAAGGAGCGTGACGAGTCTGAAATGCAGTACGGTCAGAACGGCACTCAAGACGGCATGAAGCTTCTGTGACTTCATGCCTCAGTCCGATCATGACTTTCGAAATACACTGCTAAGAAGGTCTTCCTACTTCACGTTGAGTACAAAACGTGAAGGGGCTGGGGGGGCTGACAAACTTATCCAAACCAAATCGTGTTTTACAATGTCATAGTATAAATATTATAACTGAATTGATATCATGATTTACCAGAAGAAAAATGTAGAACGATGTTATGTCCAGAAATTTTCGAAAATCCAAATGAAGGGCTTGCATCATTATTATTGATCTTACCTTCACAATCCATCTCCCATGTATTTGGACCTTAAACAAACTTGCATACTTTACTTTAAACGTGTTTAGAGCCAGTTATTTCCCAGTGATACACACTATGGCTAATGTACGAGATCACACCGACATGAGTCCAAAACTCACGCCGTGGAATTGCTCTAAAGAGTAGGCGTATACTACCAGGTAATCCACGGTGATCCAACAGTAAGGCATGATCAGTTATGAGTCAAAATGAATGTTCTCATTATCACACTCAACTTCCTCATTTCTAAACCTTGGATTAACAGACGGAACACGCATGAAACAACGCCATGTGCAATTCCATACTGATATTATGTCACCACTGTCGTCAACATCAGTCATcttgtatttttaaatgtttataacGTGTTTTAAAGTGATTTAACTTTAAAGTGATTTAACTGCATAACATTGACACAAATTTAGACAGTCTGCTAAGGTTGACCCCATTGAACTTTACCGTGTATACCATTTGATGGGAGGAGTTTACTTGAACATTCAAGGGGGAATCATGAAAACTTCACTTACTAAATTTCCCCATAAAAAACAAATGAGCAGTTGCCGGTccacaatttggttttgtaaccTCAAGTAAACCggaaatatttgaaaaaaaaagaaacattgaatTACACAAAAACATGATCTAAGGTATTATGAAGTCGAAAAACCGAGTGcaaatcattatcattattaccaTCGAGGTAATATACCTCCATCATATTACAGCACATGTACTTGCCATTAAAATGATAGAATTACGACTGGACTAACCTTGTATGTGCAAATGCTATCCTCAAGAATTGACGAACTCAAAATTGTCTCAGTTGGTTCCTTAAACGAACATTTGAAAACGAACATTAAAACCAAATGGACTTTTTACCCATTTATCCTCCTGACTGACATTTATAACGCAATAAAAGTTCAAAGGTTATACAAATTAAGCCGCGGGTACCATGCACCTTCAAACAGCCTGAAGGCATGAAGGGCCGCCTACCAGCTACACCAACGGGAGCTATTGCTTGAATGAACGGATCGTCACGATCCAATGCGAAACTAAACACTCCAAACATTTGCACATAAAACAGAGACTACAACTTCCTGTGGCGAGGTAAAAAAAACTATATGTCTACGTGAGGCCAACACCTTTGGCCAATGTTTATAAGAATCTAAGAAATGTATCAGAGAATCAACCGAAGTAAGTGATGTCTTGTTCCATTGTTTCGAAGAACATCAATTCCAATCGATAGTTGTTGAACTGAAACAGTGGACAATTTCACCAACAAGTTTGAACTCTCTAACTTTATgaaaaattaatatcaaaatGTTCCGCACCAGAGAATCAAGCACCAGAGTGTCAGGGACAATCAAGCAATGTAAGTGGTAGCTTATTCCATTGTTTCGAATGACACCGACTCGATAAGTTGAACTGAATGAAACAGTGGACAATAAATTTCACCAATCAAGTTTGAACTCTCTAACTTTATGATATATCGAAATTGTCTGTAtgttagatattttttcttccactgtATCTTTTATGATATGCTACTTCTGGGAAAAGCTCTGACCACTGGATATGTCCCTTATTGAGCAATTATGTCTCTTCAAAGGTTATGTTCACGAACGTTCTCTATGGTATCTCGCATCAGCGGTACAATGTACTGTTGGGGAGGAGGCCGTCTAGCAAACTTTGCAATACGAAAAACCATCATTCAAAAAGACGTGCACTCAGCTCTTATTTTTAAGACTCTTATCACTTtactgttattttatgtacgATCGATTATTTGAAACGACAGACAATGTAAAAGTTACAAACCATTTTACTTGCGACCACTCGTTGTTAATACTAAAGTTTAATCACTAGTCAAAATAGGCGAACATCTACTACAGACAACACTGGCGATAAAACAGAAGTTTCCAGTTTGACCATTTCAATTTAAAACCCGCACGGTCTATCAAGATGCTAATGTCAGTTTCGCAACAGTTTGACGAGCACTTGACCAATGAAATGTTTCCGACGACTGCTTCGTGTAGCCTGAGGTATAGAAAGTAATAAGGTGCAGTCTTCTGGGACCTGCCCCTACGGAAATAGAACACCCAAACTATACCCCGCCTTGGGACTTGACTTAAACACTATGCCGTGGGCTACTTTAACGTTACACTCTATTAGCCCAACATGTCAGACAAGATTTAGTCAACTCGACTGTGAGTTTTTACATTCGCATTGGTATCAAACCTTTGCAAGCATTCGGTTTTCATTCTTGCTTTTGCGATGTGGGCAAAAATTCGTAGTATAAATCTCTTGTTTTCAAAGTTTAACAAGGGACGTACAATTAATATTGAGTTGCGCTATCAACCATAACATGAGAAATAACTATGTTGGTGGTGAATGTTGATTTTGTGGTGGCTTTTAGATGTAAAAACCAAACTTGCCTATaaatgaacattttcaagaaggaaactataaattaatagttaacttgcgggtacaaccatgtgtaaatctcttagagtgagtgttggctccgaaaagagccggttgggtctcgacgtttcgaacagtgtactctgctcgtcttcaggagaatgttttCTAAGAGTTGCGGTTACACCAGCAGGACACAAATATTGGCTGGGCAACCAACCGTCTTGTGGAATGTCTCGAAAGACTGTACATTggtaatattatttcaaaaattaatgaccataaaaacttgcttggttaAGGGCGCCAGAGAGCTGAGAAACGACATAATTTAAAGTAAAGCAGTTTTGGtgaaaggggtaatttttcacccaaaaatgTATCTGAGAAGAAGCCattctcatgcatctgaaagcatacaatgtattatgcaacaagggtgtttttcgaccattattttcttgcatcttcgacaaccaattgagccaatATTTTCATAGATTTGTGTTGTTTTATGTATGTATAGCAAGTAgggaaactggtctttgacaattaccaaaagtaatgTTCTA
Protein-coding regions in this window:
- the LOC139939667 gene encoding transcription factor SUM-1-like — encoded protein: MDQSRSSCRYTEMQPMSYYDNYPGPATNSDMANYNTLPHSMYVSNGYHDGLHNGAASPVRGGGHCYPTPDGSNSSDSCREEDIEHVLAPGYPGGGERRCLLWACKACKRKNVAVDKRKAATMRERRRLRKVNEAFEALKRHTSANPNQRLPKVEILRNAIEYIEKLERLLQVEKGNGESSEMETAETSSNASDVMTDGSSPGSFSSDKIHHYGDNYDVTSPYGFQCTNTSSLDCLSLIVESITPTKGKAITSPKKATSDGICMC